The proteins below are encoded in one region of Aquisphaera giovannonii:
- a CDS encoding N-acetylmuramoyl-L-alanine amidase, with protein MLGDDQRRGPRRVGRTLLAAAMILAAHGSAPADEPAAHAGLKPGSRLERRGDEIAVCGQLYHTTTPVVLWSDPGGYDAYRLEPRFKPLSDSIPPARKEDTQPALRSTFGLRRRNLSADDLERVRGGGWDLPTLRKAVDQFVIHYDVCGTSRRCFQVLHDQRNLSVHFMLDADGTIYQTLDLKEQAWHATIANARSIGIEIANMGAYPPASAQALDRWYRTTPGGDTFLTIPDAELPFLRDRDAVLRPARAARIGGNIQGQDLVQYDLTERQYQALIRLTATLCTLFPGIRCDYPKDASGKLIPVKIPNDQLDRYRGIVGHFHVQTNKTDPGPAFQWDKLVDGTKALLSGSGVTP; from the coding sequence ATGCTCGGTGATGACCAACGCCGGGGCCCACGCCGAGTCGGCCGGACGCTGCTCGCCGCGGCTATGATCCTGGCTGCGCACGGCTCGGCGCCCGCCGACGAGCCGGCGGCGCATGCGGGCCTGAAGCCCGGATCTCGGCTGGAGCGCCGGGGGGACGAGATCGCGGTCTGCGGGCAGCTCTACCACACCACGACGCCCGTGGTCCTCTGGTCCGACCCGGGCGGGTACGACGCCTACCGGCTGGAGCCCCGCTTCAAGCCGCTCAGCGATTCGATCCCGCCGGCCAGGAAGGAGGACACGCAGCCCGCGCTCCGCAGCACCTTCGGGCTCCGCCGCCGCAACCTGTCCGCGGACGACCTGGAGCGCGTCAGGGGGGGCGGCTGGGACCTCCCCACGCTCCGGAAGGCGGTGGACCAGTTCGTGATCCATTACGACGTCTGCGGGACGAGCCGCCGCTGCTTCCAGGTCCTCCACGACCAGCGCAACCTGAGCGTCCACTTCATGCTGGACGCGGACGGCACGATCTACCAGACGCTCGACCTCAAGGAGCAGGCCTGGCACGCCACGATCGCGAATGCGCGGTCGATCGGCATCGAGATCGCCAACATGGGGGCCTATCCGCCGGCCTCGGCACAGGCCCTGGATCGCTGGTATCGGACGACGCCGGGGGGCGACACGTTCCTCACCATCCCGGATGCGGAGCTGCCATTCCTGCGCGACCGCGACGCGGTCCTCCGGCCCGCGCGTGCCGCCCGGATCGGGGGCAACATCCAGGGGCAGGACCTCGTCCAGTACGACCTCACGGAGCGGCAGTACCAGGCGCTCATCCGACTGACCGCGACGCTCTGCACGCTGTTCCCCGGGATCCGCTGCGACTACCCGAAGGACGCGTCCGGGAAGCTCATCCCGGTCAAGATCCCCAACGACCAGCTCGACCGCTACCGCGGCATCGTCGGGCACTTCCACGTCCAGACGAACAAGACGGATCCGGGCCCGGCTTTCCAGTGGGACAAGCTCGTGGACGGGACGAAAGCCCTCCTGTCCGGCTCGGGGGTGACGCCATGA
- a CDS encoding NAD-dependent epimerase/dehydratase family protein: protein MNIAVTGATGFLGRYIVARLAGAGHRLRCWHRPSSDRSHFPGAVPEGAVTWIEGGLGDPGAVDRLLDGADAVVHSALSRTGGFQAPPADLTGYLQLNLMGSLALMDAARRAGLSRFVFVSTCAVYDRILPDRPLDEAHPAWPASDYGAHKAAIEAFVHSFGFGHGFPACALRPTGIYGLAHPAHASKWYGLVRSVARGEPVRVSKGGKEVHAADVARAVEILLLAEEGRILGESFNCYDRYVSEREVAEIARRLTGSASDITGPAPSPRNQIAVGKLAALGMEYGGLTLLEGTIARMIEA, encoded by the coding sequence ATGAACATCGCCGTCACGGGGGCGACCGGCTTCCTGGGGCGTTACATCGTCGCCCGCCTCGCCGGGGCGGGCCACCGCCTCCGCTGCTGGCACCGGCCGTCCAGCGACCGGTCCCACTTCCCCGGCGCGGTCCCCGAGGGCGCCGTGACCTGGATCGAGGGCGGCCTCGGGGATCCCGGGGCCGTGGATCGGCTGCTGGACGGGGCCGACGCCGTCGTCCACTCGGCCCTGTCCCGCACGGGCGGGTTCCAGGCCCCTCCCGCGGACCTGACGGGCTATCTCCAGCTCAATCTGATGGGCTCGCTGGCCCTGATGGACGCGGCCCGACGCGCAGGGCTGTCGCGATTCGTCTTCGTCTCCACCTGCGCCGTGTACGACCGCATCCTGCCCGACCGGCCGCTCGATGAGGCCCATCCCGCGTGGCCGGCGAGCGATTATGGGGCCCACAAGGCGGCGATCGAGGCTTTCGTGCACAGCTTCGGCTTCGGGCACGGCTTCCCGGCTTGCGCCCTGAGGCCGACGGGCATCTACGGCCTCGCGCATCCGGCCCACGCGAGCAAGTGGTACGGCCTGGTGCGGAGCGTGGCCCGGGGCGAGCCGGTCCGGGTCTCGAAGGGAGGCAAGGAGGTCCACGCGGCGGACGTCGCCCGGGCCGTGGAGATCCTCCTGCTGGCCGAGGAGGGCCGGATCCTGGGCGAGTCGTTCAACTGCTACGACCGGTACGTGTCGGAGCGGGAGGTCGCCGAGATCGCTCGGCGGCTGACGGGGAGCGCCTCGGACATCACGGGCCCGGCCCCGTCGCCCCGGAACCAGATCGCCGTCGGCAAGCTGGCCGCGCTCGGGATGGAGTATGGGGGGCTCACCCTGCTGGAGGGCACGATCGCCCGGATGATCGAGGCCTGA
- a CDS encoding efflux RND transporter periplasmic adaptor subunit encodes MEEEKPGATRIISIVPEGSKVRKGDVVCELDSSAFQDEVKSQLIRYAQAKAWVEQARAIFEVTEITLREYRDGILPQDLGLIKQYIKTCEITKEQTSRNLAWSRDMAKKGFRASSQLRADELSDQQAGIALEEAQGMLERLEKYTGPKNLKQLEAKLMAIQADKKTQEAAFELEKQRLARLQKCIDNCTMRAPIDGTVVYKPTTNPWGRVEAQIEQGVTVRQDQPIFELPDPKNMRVKTRINETKVAFVKVGQPAIIRIDAFPDRTIRGVVEAVTAISTPVNGPFSDVRIYFASVRIAEGFDDLRPGLTAEVFFKTDTHPNVTRIPVTAIRSFGDRHYAAVHRGSSTPKDAWDWKPIRLGASDADYVEVVAGLKQGDRVVANPHALPAPASAPIGPDAPPSVATASTNP; translated from the coding sequence CAGCAAGGTCCGCAAGGGAGACGTGGTCTGCGAACTCGACAGCTCGGCCTTCCAGGACGAGGTGAAGTCGCAGCTCATCCGCTACGCCCAGGCGAAGGCGTGGGTGGAACAGGCCCGCGCGATCTTCGAAGTGACGGAGATCACGCTCAGGGAGTATCGCGACGGCATCCTGCCCCAGGACCTCGGGCTGATCAAGCAATACATCAAGACCTGCGAGATCACGAAGGAGCAGACGAGCCGGAATCTCGCATGGTCGAGGGACATGGCGAAGAAGGGCTTCCGTGCCTCCTCGCAGCTCCGCGCCGACGAGCTGAGCGACCAGCAGGCCGGCATCGCCCTCGAGGAAGCCCAGGGCATGCTGGAACGCCTCGAGAAGTACACCGGCCCGAAGAACCTGAAGCAGCTCGAGGCGAAGCTGATGGCCATCCAGGCCGACAAGAAGACTCAGGAAGCCGCCTTCGAGCTCGAGAAGCAGCGCCTGGCGAGGCTCCAGAAGTGCATCGACAACTGCACGATGAGGGCGCCGATCGACGGGACGGTCGTCTACAAGCCGACGACCAATCCCTGGGGCCGCGTGGAGGCGCAGATCGAGCAGGGCGTCACCGTGCGGCAGGACCAGCCGATCTTCGAGCTGCCCGATCCCAAGAACATGCGGGTCAAGACGCGGATCAACGAGACGAAGGTTGCATTCGTCAAGGTCGGCCAGCCGGCCATCATTCGGATCGACGCCTTCCCCGATCGCACCATCCGCGGCGTGGTGGAAGCGGTGACCGCCATCTCGACGCCCGTCAACGGCCCGTTTTCCGACGTCCGCATCTACTTCGCCAGCGTGAGGATCGCGGAGGGCTTCGACGACCTCCGCCCGGGCCTGACGGCGGAGGTCTTCTTCAAGACCGACACCCACCCGAACGTCACTCGGATCCCGGTCACCGCGATCCGGAGCTTCGGCGACCGGCATTACGCCGCCGTCCATCGGGGCTCCTCCACGCCCAAGGACGCCTGGGACTGGAAGCCCATCCGGCTCGGAGCCAGCGACGCCGACTACGTGGAGGTGGTCGCGGGCCTGAAGCAGGGCGACCGGGTCGTCGCCAACCCCCACGCGCTGCCGGCCCCGGCATCGGCGCCGATCGGGCCGGACGCACCGCCGTCGGTCGCGACGGCCTCGACGAATCCCTGA